The genomic region ACGAACGCCGCCCCAGCGTGACGGCGTTTATCTTTTCGGTCACCTGCGAATTTGTCCCGCCCCGACCGGTCGGGGCCGCGCCGGCAAAGGGCTAGGGAGGGGGAGATGGCGATGAATTTTCGCGAGTTGCCCTGGTTTGTGCAGGCGCTCGTTTTTTTTCTGGTGGCGATCGGCCTGGTCATCGCCGGGGAATACATCCCCATGTCGCCCGTGGCCGAGAAGAGAGTGGAACGAGAAGAAGCCGCCGGGCGGCTCGACCGCCTTCGAAACGAGGTAAGCCAATTGCAAGTGTACGACCGCCGCTATCGAGAGTTTCAGGCGGAGATGATTTCCCTCCAGCAACAGCTTGAGAACCTGCGGCAAATCGTTCCCGAAGAAAAACAGGCCGATGAATTCATCCGCATGATTCAGGACTCGGCCAACGCATCTCATATCCAGATTCGTCGTATCACCGCCAAGCCCATTGTCGTCCATGATTTTTATTCGGACATGCCGTTTGAACTGGAGTTGGACGGCCCTTACTACGGTGTCATGGAATTTTATGATCGTATGCGGGGGTTGTCGCGGATCATCAACGTATCCGAAGTCACCCTGAAAGGCGTTGGCGATACGGTAAAAATTCGCTTTCCCGTCCCTCCCACCACCTCGGTAACCGGAACGTGCCTGGTGACGGCGTTCTTCACCCGGGCGGTTGAAGCCAGACCCGGCCCTCCGGCGGTCGCCCAGCCGGGGCGGAGGTAGTGACCATGAGAGCCGGAGCCGAACCGATCATAGCGCGGGTGAGGCAACTGATGAGTAAGACCTCTTTGCTACTGGCGATGACGGGCGTGATGACGCTTGGGTTGGCGGCTTCCCACCCAAGCCTTTCGCTCTCGGCCGCCAAACCCGCCGTGGAGAAGCCGGCTGCCGCCACCGCGCTGCTGGCTCCCGCAGCAAGCCTGACTCCAGCGCAAGCCCGACCAGCCGAGGCCATGCCTGCCAAACAGCGACCGTTGAAGCCCGTTGGCGAAAAGAAGGCGGTGTCGGCCGACCCAGCCGCCGCCAGCCCGGCCCCGGCCGTGACAGCCAAACGGGAAGTGAAGACCGCTCGGCCGGCCAAAGAGAAGGAAAGGGCTGCGCCACCCCTGCCGCCCATTTCAGCCCGCCGCGATCCCTTTCGCAACCCGATGTTGCTTGTCGGTGTGACCGTGAACTTGCCGCCGGGCAAGGCAGGACTGATCATCGCCCAGCTCAGGGTGGACGGGATTGTCCGTGCCCCGAACGGCATGTTGGCGGTCGTGACCAACACCTCCAAACGAACCTATTTTTTGCGCGAGGGCGACCAGCTCTACGATGGTTCCGTACAGAAGATTGGTCCAGAAAGCGTCACCTTCCAGGAGAACTCCAAAGACCTTTTTGGGCGCGCCATTACTCGCGAGGTTGTCAAAAGACTCTATCCGACGACGGCAGGAGAGGAGAAATGAAGAAGCATGCTTGGGCAATCAGCAGCATCTTATTGATAGCGGGGTTGGCGGCGCAGGGCTGGGCTGCCGAGCCGGCATCGGCGATCCCGCCGAGCGGGACGCCGGTTCAGGTGACGCAGCTGAAGGCGGCGGTGGAAGCCGGCGCTGTCAGCTTGACGCTCAAAGCGACCGGCCCGTTTGATTACACCTCCTACCGTCCCAGCGAGAATCTCTACGTGGTGGATTTGCCGGGTGTGCGCTCCAGCCAGCCGGGGAGCGCCCGCGTGCTCTCCTCCAAGCTGGTGACCAGCTACCGCTTGTTGCAATTCGCAGCCAACAACCGGCCGGTATTGAGATTGGAGTTCTTGCTGCGCGAACCCATCACGCCGACAGTAACCCATGAACCGGCTGATACCCTGATTATCCGCTTTGGTGAGGCCTCCACCCATGCCGAACAAGCGATGCTGGAGCTCCCGCGGGCTGAGCCATCCGCTCCCTCCACTGCCAGGATGGCGACAGCCATTCGCAATGTGTCTTTGGAAACGTCGTCAGGGCCAGTCGTGCTGGTAGAGGCGGATGGGCGATTGCATTACGAGATCAGCCGGGCCGAAAATCCCCCGCGCCTAGTGCTCGACTTTCCGGGTACAACCGCCAGGGTGGTGCGCCGACGGGTGAATGGCCAGATGCCTCCGGTCAAGGCAGTTCGCGTGGGGCAGTTCCAACCCACAGTGACCCGCGTCGTCGTGGACTTGGAAGAGTTTGCCGAATACAAGATTGACCTGACGGATGACACGCTGAGGCTTCTCTTTGTCACCCCTGGCCAGACGCAAGCAATTGCCAGGGCACAGCAGCCCGAGCCCCAGTCTGGGGAAGCAGTGCAACCTCCAGCCGAGCCGACAAAGACAGCGCACGCGGACGCGCCAACCAGTTTGCCGGCGCCGCCGGAGGCTTCCGAGCAGCCCGCCGTTACCCCGGCGGTCCCTGAAAATTCCGGAGTGGCCGCCCAACCGGCGGTCGTCGAAACGAGCCTGGCGGCAACCGAAAAGGCTGAGATTGCCCGGCCGGAATCCACAACCGATTCGCTTGCGGTGGCCCCACAAGTCGTGGCTCCGTCGCCAGCATCCGCGGTAGCGAAGGAAGAGCCGGCGGAAGAGGCAATGCCGCGAACCGAGGTCCAGAAAAGGGCGGAAAGCAAACCAGAAATGGTGACCATGAGCCAGGACAGTTCGCCGTTGTTGGCCGTGCCAGCAACCCTGGCGAGCCTGGCATCGCCCTCCCCTTCGAGTTCGCCGGCCGTGTCGCTTTCGGCTGCGACTCCGGTGACCGCTGCTGCCCGAGTGCAGGAACAACCGGCGCCGGCACAGCAGCAACCTGCGCCGGAAGCAGCCGCTCAACAGGCGCCCAAGCCGAAGTACACCGGTGAACCCATCTCAGTGAACCTCAAAGACGTTGAACTCAAGGACTTCTTCCGCCTCATTCACGAGATCAGCGGGCTGAATATTGTCGTGGACCCGGCCGTCAAAGGCACCTTGACGATCGTGCTCGATGATGTCCCGTGGGACCAGGCCATTGACATCGTTCTCAGGAACAACGAATTGGGCAAGGAGCTCGAGGGCAATGTTTTGCGGCTTGCGACTCTGACAACGCTCAAGCGTGAGGAAGATATGCGTCGCGACTTGGCGCTGGCCAGGGCACAGGCGGTCGACCCGGTTACCACCACCCGGGTATTGAGCTATGCCAAAGCCGGGACGCTCAAGGACACGCTCAAGAGGTTTCTCTCGCCACGTGGCGAGCTGATCGCCGACGACCGCTCCAATACCCTCATCATCCGCGACATCCCCATGGTCATTCCCGTGATGGACAATCTGATCCGGCAGCTTGACCGGAAGTCGCTCCAGGTGGAGATTGAAGCGAGAGTGGTCACTGCCAGCCGGCAGTTTGCCCGGGAGATTGGAACCCAATTCGGTTTCGCAACCTCGGCGAATGCTCGCACCGTTTTCGGCGGCTTGGTCGGCCCGGGCGGTTTCACCAGCCCGGTGATTCGCGGACTCGGTCTCCCCATTCCGCCGCTGGTGGTTGCCGGCGGCACCGCCGGGAATCAGATTCCCTTGAACGTCAACTTGCCTACATCGGCGCCGACCAGCGGCGTTACCTTTGCTCACAGCTCACCCAATCTGGCCCTGGACTTCATCATCAGCGCCGCCGAATCCAAAGGCATTGGTAAACTTCTGTCCAAGCCGAAAGTGGTCACTCAAAACAACGTCAAAGCCTCGGTCAGTCAGGGCGTAAAGATTCCCATCCAGACAACCATCAACAACACGATTTCGGTGCAGTTCATTGACGTGACTCTGCGGTTGACCGTAACGCCGCAGATTACCGCAGAGAACACGGTGTTCATGGACATCGACGTGGAAAACACCGCCATTGACCCGGGCATTCCGAGGATCAACGGCATCCCGGCGCTGGACACCCAGGCCGCCACCACCCAGGTGCTCGTGAACGATGGCGGGACGGTCGTCATCGGCGGCGTGATTATTTCCAACCAGCAGATCAACATCGCCCAGGTGCCTTTGATCGGGAGCATCCCGGTGATCGGCCACCTCTTCAAGCGCCAAAAGGTGGAGACCAGCTCGCAAGAGCTGCTGTTCTTCATCACCCCGAAAATTGTTCCGTCCTAGAGCCAACCGTCAAGCTAGAATGGGGAGAGGGCGCAAGCCCTCTCCTTTTTATTTATGAACTTCCGCGCCCAGCGACTGAATCGCTTGCGGGAGGCGATGGCCAAAGGGAAGCTCGACGGCCTTCTGATTACCCACCTCCCCAATATCTTTTACCTGACCGGGTTTTCAGGCACTGCCGGAGCCTTGGCCGTGACTGGCGATGCTCTACTGTTTTCGACCGACGGGCGTTACCGTCTGCAAGCCAGGCACGAGGTCAACAAGATTCGAACCAGAATCGGCCAAGATGCCGTCCACGAGGCAGCCGCATGGTTGACGCGAAGCGGTGCCCGCCGTGTCGGTTTTGAGGCGTCTCGCTTGACCCACGCCGTCGCCCTCTCGATCAAGCAACGCCACGCTCGGCTGCGCTGGACTGCCGGCCAGGGCTGGGTCGAAGGGTTACGCGAGAGCAAGGACGAAAGCGAACTGGCTGCCATGCGTCAGGCAGCCCGACTCATTTCCGACGTCGCCCGCGATGTCATGCCCATCATCCGTCCGGGAGTGAGAGAAGACGAGGTCGCGGCCGAGATCGACTACCGCATCCGGCGAGCAGGGGGAGAAGTGGCGTTCGGGACGATGGTAGCCTCGGGTAGGCGCTCCGCTTTTCCGCACGGCCGCGCCACCCATAAACCCATCGGGCAAAATGAGTTGGTGGTGTTAGACCTTGGTGTTATACTCGGCCACTATTGTAGCGATCTGTCACGCACCGCCTACGTCGGCAAAGCGCCGCCTCGCATGAAGAGGTGGTTTCGGGCGATTCTCGATGCCCAATCCGCCGCCAGGGAGCGCGCGCTTCCAGGCATGGCGGCGGGCGAAGTGGATGCGGCTGCCCGGCGGTTGTTGCGAGGCAGACGACTGGCCCGCTACTTCGTCCATGCCACCGGCCACGGGCTCGGTCTGGAGGTTCACGAGGCGCCCCGCGTCGGGAAAGGCGAGAAAGCACCCCTGAAGCCGGGGATGGTCATAACCATCGAACCGGGCGTTTACCTTGAAGGGGTGGGAGGAATGCGAGTGGAAGACGATCTTCTCATCACCGAGACAGGCAATGAATTCTTGACGGATGCCCCGCGCGCTTTGCAGGAATTGTGACGATGAAGAAGGACAAGAAGAGAAAGATCGAGAAGGGCGGGGCGCGGAACAGCCGGGGGATTGACTTCCGGGAGATCGAAAGACTGCTTGATTTCATGGCTGAACGAGGGGTGGAGGAATTCGAACAGGAGAAGAGCGGGCAGCGCATTCGAATCCGCCGGGAGGCCAAGGCGAGCTCGCTCCCCAATCGCGCCCGGGGCGAGGTCAGGGGAGACAACCCTGCCCTCTCGACCCTCCCGGTGGCGGGGGCGTCAGGAGCGGAAACGGAATTCGAGGCATTCGAGTCGGCCGGTCGCGTCGCTGGCGATGAGGACCTCACCATCATCAAGTCGCCCATCGTGGGTACCTTTTACGAAGCTCCCGCGCCTGGAGCTCCGGCCCTTGTGCAGATCGGTACACAGGTTCAGGTGGGGCAGGTGCTCTGCATCATTGAGGCCATGAAGTTGATGAATGAGATTGAAGCGGAGCTTGCCGGCGAGATCGTGAAAATCTTCGTCCCGAACGGCCAGCCGGTCGAGTACGGTGAGCCGTTGTTTGCCATTCGGCCTCTGAAACGCCGGTGAGCCTGGCCGCTGCCTGACCCCCAAGCAACCTTCAGTATGTTCAAAAAGATTTTGGTAGCCAACCGAGGCGAGATCGCTCTCCGCATTATCTGCGCTTGCAAGGAACTCGGGATTCGTACCCTGGCCGTTTACTCCGAAGCCGACCGCAATTCGCTCCACGTGCGCTTTGCCGACGAGGCCATCTGCATCGGTCCTGCCCCAAGCACCGAGAGCTACTTGAACATTCCCCATGTGATCAGCGCCGCTGAAATCGCCAACGTGGACGCCATTCATCCCGGATACGGCTTTCTCTCGGAAAACGCCCGTTTTGCCGAAGTCTGCCAGGCGTCGCAGATTGCTTTCATTGGGCCCGATCCTGAGATCATTCGGTTGATGGGCGAGAAGGACCGAGCCCGCCGGACAATGGCCAAGGCTGGCTTGCCGGTCGTGCCCGGGTCGGAAGGCGTGATCAACACCGTGGAGGAGGGGTTGGCCGTAGCCGGGCGCATCGGCTACCCGGTGTTTGTCAAGGCGGTCGCCGGGGGAGGTGGTCGGGGCATGCGCATCGTGAATGTTCCGGAGGATTTTGCTGACGCCCTGGCCGCGGCCCAAAACGAAGCTGCCCAGGCCTTCGGAACGGGCGATGTCTATGTCGAGAAGATGATTGAACGGCCGCGACACATTGAGTTTCAGGTGCTGGGCGACCGGCACGGCAAAGTCGTCCACCTCGGCGAGCGCGAATGTTCCATCCAGCGGCGTCATCAAAAGCTATTGGAAGAATCGCCTTCCCCCATCATGGACGCAAAGCTGCGCGCCGAAGTTGGCGGGGCGGTTGTCCGGGCGATAGAAGCTCTCGGTTACTGCAATGCCGGGACCCTCGAATTTTTGGTCGATGAGAACCGGAATTTCTTTTTCATTGAAATGAACACGCGCGTTCAGGTGGAACATCCGGTGACGGAAATGGTCACCGGGATCGACATGATTAAAGCGCAGATTCAGTTGGCCGCCGGCGAGCGGGTGGAGGAAGTGGCTGCCGGCGAAACAGAGATTCGCGGTCACGCCATGGAGTGCCGCATCAACGCGGAGAACCCGGAAACGTTTATGCCCTGCGCGGGACGTATTTCCGCCTTCCACACCCCCGGCGGGACCGGTGTCCGTGTGGATACCGCCGCCCACGCCGATTGCGTCATTCCCCCGTACTATGATTCCTTGATCGCCAAGCTGATCGTGCGCGGCAAGGATCGGAAGGAGGCGGCCATGCGCATGGCGCGGGCGCTCGAGATGTGCATCGTCGAAGGCGTCGAAACAACCATTCCGTTGCACCGGAAAATCCTGGCCGACCCGGATTTTCTTGCCGGGACGTACGACACCCATTTTCTTGAGCGCTGGTCGTCCAACCCCGCCTTGGCGGGGCGCTAGTGCCGTTCCAACTTGATGAGCCTATACATCTCGATCCTGTATGATCAATAAAGCATGCCCTGCGACTTGCGGAAAATGGCCCCAAATAGTTGGAAGGGCACCAGCTCGCTATTCTGCTCAATTAGTTGGAACGGCACTAGTGCCGTTTGAACAAGACCGGTCCCGCTTTGCGGGATGGGGAAAGATCACCCGGAATGTCTCGCGGCGAATGGCCAATAGGTGGAAGGAGCATGTTTCCACGCCTCTACGCCGTCCTTGACGGAAGCATCCTTGGTCCGGCTGTGGAAGCCTCCGCTCAAAAGCTGATCGCCGCTGGCGTCAGGCTGTTTCAATACCGCCACAAAAAGGCCTCCAGCCGGCAACTTTTCACCGTCTGTCAGAACCTGTCCCGGAACATGAAGGCGGCGGAAGCGCGGTTCGTGGTGAACGACCGCTGCGACATCGCCCGGCTGACGGCGAGCGGCGGTGTTCATCTCGGCCAGGAGGACCTGGACCCGAAGGAGGCCCGCGCCATTGTGGGCGGCGAGTCGTGGGTCGGCCTTTCGACGCATACCCTGGGAGAGGTGGAAGCGGCCGCGACCACCACCGCCGACTACATCGCCATCGGGCCTATTTTTCCAACGATCAGCAAGGAGGGCGCGCGGCCTCCCGTTGGTCTCGGACTCATTCGTGAGGCGCGAAAGATCACGGACAAGCCGCTGGTCGCCATCGGCGGGATTACCCTGGAGACGGCGCCGGAGGCTTTGGCCGCCGGGGCAGACTCGGTCGCGGTCATCCGCGACCTGATCGAAGCTGCCGACGTGGGTGCCCGCGCGCGTCAATACCTGGAAGTGTTGCGAGCGTTGTAGCCCGCCCCGCCTTGGCGGGGCCAGGAGGAGCAGGGAGTGTCAGAACTGACAGCCAATCGCATGGTCACTCGGCAGCGAGTGGAATTGCTTCGCGGCCTCGGGCTGATGGATGCCACCACGATTGTGATCGGCTCGATGATCGGCTCGGGCATTTTCATCGTGTCAGCCGACATCGCCCGCCAGGTACCTTCTCCGGCAGGCTTGCTCCTGGTCTGGCTGGTTAGCGGGGTCCTGACCATGATCGGGGCGCTCAGCTATGGGGAACTCGCCGCCGCCATGCCGAAGGCCGGTGGCCAGTATGTCTATCTGCGAGAAAGTTTGGGCCCCTTGTGGGGCTTTCTCTATGGCTGGGCTCTGTTTCTGGTGATCCAGACCGGGACAGTTGCCGCGGTGGCGATTGCCTTTGCCAAATTCGCGGGCGTCTTTCTGCCGTTCATTTCCAGCACCCGGGTGCTTTTGCACTTCGGGACCCTGCCGTTTCTGAACCGCCCCATGGATTTGACCACTCAGAATCTCCTCGCCATCCTTTCCATCATCGCGCTCACCCTGGTCAACATGCGGGGATTGCGGATGGGGGCGCTGGTACAGAACATTTTCACGTTTGTGAAGACCGGAGCGCTGGCGGCTCTGATTGTCCTTGGTTTTGTTTTGGGAAAGAATGCGACGGCACTGGCGGCCAATTTCGGGAACTTCTGGCAGGGAGTGGATTTCTCCGGCACCACCGTCCGCCTCATCGCCGTCGCTATGGTTGGGGCGCTCTTTGCTGCTGATGCGTGGAACAACGTGACCTTCACCGCCGCTGAGGTGCGCGAACCCAGTCGAAACTTGCCCCGATCCCTCGCCCTGGGCGCGGGCATCGTCCTGCTCCTCTATGTTCTGGCCAATGTCTCCTACCTGGCCATGCTGCCTCTTCAAGGAAGCGCCACCGGCGCTACCGTGCTCGCCAGGGGGATTCAGCACGCCGCCGAAGATCGCGTCGGCGCCGCCGCCGGCCAAGTGATCTTCGGCCCCATCGGCCTCTTTCTCATGGCCGGCGCCATTTTGATCTCAACCTTTGGGTGCAACAACGGACTGATCCTGGCCGGGGCGCGAGTGTACTACGCCATGGCCCGAGACGGCTTGTTCTTTCGCCGCCTGGCCGACCTGAACCCCAAATATCACTCGCCCAACGCTGCTCTGATCGCGCAATGCCTCTGGGCTTGCTTGCTGACCCTGAGCGGGACTTACAGCCAGCTTCTCGACTACATCATTTTCACAGTTCTCTTGTTTTACATTTTGACCATCTCGGGTCTTTTCGTCCTGAGGGCCAAACGACCCGAGATGGTGAGGCCATACCGGGCGTGGGGCTATCCCGCCGTGCCGCTGTTATACATAGGAATGGCGGTCTTGATTGAGGTGCTCCTGTTGATATACAAACCGCTTTACACTTGGCCGGGCTTGATCATTGTGTTCTTGGGCGTCCCTGTTTACTGGGTGTGGCACAAGAAGGCGGCTTCCCTATAGTGTCGTGTCTCAGGAGTTCGTTGAATAATTCTGGGGCGGGCCGCCCGTGAGCGTGGAGTGCGGAAGCTTGCTTCCGCTGTTTTGCGTGGAGGCTTACTTCCGCGCCGAATGTGGAGGTAGTGCATGGCGAGTCAACTCTTCGCCACCAAACCGCTTGACCTCTTGCTCAAACAGGCCGCGGACACCGAACATGGTCTGAAGCGTGCTCTTCGCGCGGTTGACCTGGTCATGCTGGGCGTGGGGGCGATCATCGGCGCAGGAATCTTTGTCCTGACCGGCCAGGCCGCCGCCCAGCACGCCGGGCCGGCCATTGTGCTCTCATTCGTCGCCGCGGGGATTGCCTGTGTTTTTGCCGGCCTGTGCTATGCCGAGATGGCAGCGATGATCCCGATTGCCGGCAGTGCCTACACCTATTCCTATGCCACGATGGGAGAGTTCCTCGCCTGGATCATCGGTTGGGACCTGATCCTGGAATACTCGCTGGGCGCTGCCACCGTGGCGGTGGGCTGGTCGGGCTATGTGGTCAGCTTGTTGAAAGACATCGGGCTTGTCATCCCGCCGCAATTTACCGCAGGCCCATTTTTGCAGGTAACTCTGGCGGACGGTTCGCAGGCCTCGGGTATCATCAACCTGCCTGCCATCTTCATCATCGGTCTCGTCACTTCTCTGCTCGTGATCGGCATCCGTGAATCGGCCAATGTGAACACAACCATTGTGTTCGTCAAAGTGGGTGTGGTGATCCTGTTCATCTTGGTAGGAATCCGCTACATCAACCGCGCCAACTGGACGCCCTTCATACCCCCCAACACCGGAGTTTTTGAACAATTCGGGTGGACGGGCATCCTGACCGGGGCGGGAGTGATTTTCTTCGCTTACATCGGCTTCGACGCCGTTTCCACGGCCGCCCAGGAGGCCAGGAACCCGCAAAAGGATATGCCCATCGGCATCCTGACAAGTCTGGTGATTTGCACCATTCTGTACATCGCCGTCTCGGTCGTGCTCACCGGGATTGTCCCTTACAAAGAGTTGAATGTACCGGATCCGATGGCAGTCGGAATCAACGCCACCGGGTTGTACTGGATGCGTTTCGTGGTCAAGATCGGCGCCATCGCCGGTCTGAGTTCGGTTATCCTGGTTATGCTGTTGGGACAGCCGCGCATTTTCTGGACCATGGCCGGGGATGGCCTGCTACCGCGGGCCTTCAGCAAGGTTCATCCCAGGTTCCGCACCCCATATGTCACTACCATCCTGACCGGAATCGCCGTCGCCATTGCTGCAGGACTTTTCCCCATTGGCGTCCTCGGCCACCTCGTGAGCATCGGCACCCTCTTTGCTTTCATCCTGGTTTGCGCTGGCGTGGGGGTCCTGCGTTATACCAAGCCACAAATTGCGCGACCCTTCCGTGCCCCGTGGATTTGGTTTGTGGCGCCGGCAGGGATGATTACCTGCTTCTACCTGATGTACGGCCTGCCCAAGGAGACTTGGGAGCGCCTGTTCATCTGGATGGCGATCGGCCTGGTGATCTATCTCGCCTACGGCCGTAACCACAGCATGCTTCGGCGGAAGGCAACCCCACCCAAAGCACCGTAGGGATAGCAGCCAAAGAGTCTTTGGCGGGCAAGTTCCGGCTGGTGTCTTCCCCCAAAGTGTCAACTCCGTAGCGCCAGCGTCCCGCCGGCTTGATTCAGTGGCCGAGCGCGTATCAGACAGGCGACCGCTTCTCATCCTTCTCGGGAACAGCCTCTTCACGCTGGATATGGGTTCGCGGCGCGGCTGGTGGCGATCTCCATCCTCGCTCGGTTGCAGTGCCGTGTTAAGGATAGGGTGGCGCTTCCCTCTTTGGGTCACTTTCGATAGACTCTCTTGCGGAAGTGAAGCGGCAGCAGGCTCGTTGGTTCGGCAGCTTCCGCCGGCATCTCGATGTTCTCTCCAGCTATTCGCAACACCATGCGCAAGATTTTGCCCAAGAGCCGGCTGGCGCGGCTGACAGCCGGTGCGGCCTTTGTTTACGTGATCCTTCGGCTGGCCGGGTGGATCAGCGGCCGTGCCGTCTCCGGCACGCGCTTCGTCGGCGTCGTGCTA from Candidatus Acidiferrales bacterium harbors:
- the pilO gene encoding type 4a pilus biogenesis protein PilO, whose amino-acid sequence is MAMNFRELPWFVQALVFFLVAIGLVIAGEYIPMSPVAEKRVEREEAAGRLDRLRNEVSQLQVYDRRYREFQAEMISLQQQLENLRQIVPEEKQADEFIRMIQDSANASHIQIRRITAKPIVVHDFYSDMPFELELDGPYYGVMEFYDRMRGLSRIINVSEVTLKGVGDTVKIRFPVPPTTSVTGTCLVTAFFTRAVEARPGPPAVAQPGRR
- the pilQ gene encoding type IV pilus secretin PilQ — protein: MKKHAWAISSILLIAGLAAQGWAAEPASAIPPSGTPVQVTQLKAAVEAGAVSLTLKATGPFDYTSYRPSENLYVVDLPGVRSSQPGSARVLSSKLVTSYRLLQFAANNRPVLRLEFLLREPITPTVTHEPADTLIIRFGEASTHAEQAMLELPRAEPSAPSTARMATAIRNVSLETSSGPVVLVEADGRLHYEISRAENPPRLVLDFPGTTARVVRRRVNGQMPPVKAVRVGQFQPTVTRVVVDLEEFAEYKIDLTDDTLRLLFVTPGQTQAIARAQQPEPQSGEAVQPPAEPTKTAHADAPTSLPAPPEASEQPAVTPAVPENSGVAAQPAVVETSLAATEKAEIARPESTTDSLAVAPQVVAPSPASAVAKEEPAEEAMPRTEVQKRAESKPEMVTMSQDSSPLLAVPATLASLASPSPSSSPAVSLSAATPVTAAARVQEQPAPAQQQPAPEAAAQQAPKPKYTGEPISVNLKDVELKDFFRLIHEISGLNIVVDPAVKGTLTIVLDDVPWDQAIDIVLRNNELGKELEGNVLRLATLTTLKREEDMRRDLALARAQAVDPVTTTRVLSYAKAGTLKDTLKRFLSPRGELIADDRSNTLIIRDIPMVIPVMDNLIRQLDRKSLQVEIEARVVTASRQFAREIGTQFGFATSANARTVFGGLVGPGGFTSPVIRGLGLPIPPLVVAGGTAGNQIPLNVNLPTSAPTSGVTFAHSSPNLALDFIISAAESKGIGKLLSKPKVVTQNNVKASVSQGVKIPIQTTINNTISVQFIDVTLRLTVTPQITAENTVFMDIDVENTAIDPGIPRINGIPALDTQAATTQVLVNDGGTVVIGGVIISNQQINIAQVPLIGSIPVIGHLFKRQKVETSSQELLFFITPKIVPS
- a CDS encoding Xaa-Pro peptidase family protein — encoded protein: MNFRAQRLNRLREAMAKGKLDGLLITHLPNIFYLTGFSGTAGALAVTGDALLFSTDGRYRLQARHEVNKIRTRIGQDAVHEAAAWLTRSGARRVGFEASRLTHAVALSIKQRHARLRWTAGQGWVEGLRESKDESELAAMRQAARLISDVARDVMPIIRPGVREDEVAAEIDYRIRRAGGEVAFGTMVASGRRSAFPHGRATHKPIGQNELVVLDLGVILGHYCSDLSRTAYVGKAPPRMKRWFRAILDAQSAARERALPGMAAGEVDAAARRLLRGRRLARYFVHATGHGLGLEVHEAPRVGKGEKAPLKPGMVITIEPGVYLEGVGGMRVEDDLLITETGNEFLTDAPRALQEL
- the accB gene encoding acetyl-CoA carboxylase biotin carboxyl carrier protein; this translates as MKKDKKRKIEKGGARNSRGIDFREIERLLDFMAERGVEEFEQEKSGQRIRIRREAKASSLPNRARGEVRGDNPALSTLPVAGASGAETEFEAFESAGRVAGDEDLTIIKSPIVGTFYEAPAPGAPALVQIGTQVQVGQVLCIIEAMKLMNEIEAELAGEIVKIFVPNGQPVEYGEPLFAIRPLKRR
- the accC gene encoding acetyl-CoA carboxylase biotin carboxylase subunit, translated to MFKKILVANRGEIALRIICACKELGIRTLAVYSEADRNSLHVRFADEAICIGPAPSTESYLNIPHVISAAEIANVDAIHPGYGFLSENARFAEVCQASQIAFIGPDPEIIRLMGEKDRARRTMAKAGLPVVPGSEGVINTVEEGLAVAGRIGYPVFVKAVAGGGGRGMRIVNVPEDFADALAAAQNEAAQAFGTGDVYVEKMIERPRHIEFQVLGDRHGKVVHLGERECSIQRRHQKLLEESPSPIMDAKLRAEVGGAVVRAIEALGYCNAGTLEFLVDENRNFFFIEMNTRVQVEHPVTEMVTGIDMIKAQIQLAAGERVEEVAAGETEIRGHAMECRINAENPETFMPCAGRISAFHTPGGTGVRVDTAAHADCVIPPYYDSLIAKLIVRGKDRKEAAMRMARALEMCIVEGVETTIPLHRKILADPDFLAGTYDTHFLERWSSNPALAGR
- the thiE gene encoding thiamine phosphate synthase is translated as MFPRLYAVLDGSILGPAVEASAQKLIAAGVRLFQYRHKKASSRQLFTVCQNLSRNMKAAEARFVVNDRCDIARLTASGGVHLGQEDLDPKEARAIVGGESWVGLSTHTLGEVEAAATTTADYIAIGPIFPTISKEGARPPVGLGLIREARKITDKPLVAIGGITLETAPEALAAGADSVAVIRDLIEAADVGARARQYLEVLRAL
- a CDS encoding amino acid permease, translating into MSELTANRMVTRQRVELLRGLGLMDATTIVIGSMIGSGIFIVSADIARQVPSPAGLLLVWLVSGVLTMIGALSYGELAAAMPKAGGQYVYLRESLGPLWGFLYGWALFLVIQTGTVAAVAIAFAKFAGVFLPFISSTRVLLHFGTLPFLNRPMDLTTQNLLAILSIIALTLVNMRGLRMGALVQNIFTFVKTGALAALIVLGFVLGKNATALAANFGNFWQGVDFSGTTVRLIAVAMVGALFAADAWNNVTFTAAEVREPSRNLPRSLALGAGIVLLLYVLANVSYLAMLPLQGSATGATVLARGIQHAAEDRVGAAAGQVIFGPIGLFLMAGAILISTFGCNNGLILAGARVYYAMARDGLFFRRLADLNPKYHSPNAALIAQCLWACLLTLSGTYSQLLDYIIFTVLLFYILTISGLFVLRAKRPEMVRPYRAWGYPAVPLLYIGMAVLIEVLLLIYKPLYTWPGLIIVFLGVPVYWVWHKKAASL
- a CDS encoding amino acid permease, which gives rise to MASQLFATKPLDLLLKQAADTEHGLKRALRAVDLVMLGVGAIIGAGIFVLTGQAAAQHAGPAIVLSFVAAGIACVFAGLCYAEMAAMIPIAGSAYTYSYATMGEFLAWIIGWDLILEYSLGAATVAVGWSGYVVSLLKDIGLVIPPQFTAGPFLQVTLADGSQASGIINLPAIFIIGLVTSLLVIGIRESANVNTTIVFVKVGVVILFILVGIRYINRANWTPFIPPNTGVFEQFGWTGILTGAGVIFFAYIGFDAVSTAAQEARNPQKDMPIGILTSLVICTILYIAVSVVLTGIVPYKELNVPDPMAVGINATGLYWMRFVVKIGAIAGLSSVILVMLLGQPRIFWTMAGDGLLPRAFSKVHPRFRTPYVTTILTGIAVAIAAGLFPIGVLGHLVSIGTLFAFILVCAGVGVLRYTKPQIARPFRAPWIWFVAPAGMITCFYLMYGLPKETWERLFIWMAIGLVIYLAYGRNHSMLRRKATPPKAP